From one Rosa rugosa chromosome 4, drRosRugo1.1, whole genome shotgun sequence genomic stretch:
- the LOC133744781 gene encoding uncharacterized protein LOC133744781, with protein MTHLTKLDYDPLKISGKNYLMLKFTLWPAKNFGNAIKVDNKSSVQDPAKPMIFLRYHLDKILKDDYLTVKDPLEIWQTLADRFAHQKTIVLSRAQYEWTYFCAFRTLNLSLIFNSAKHMITSQLKLCGESVSEDNKLKVSDFFVDNGKHIDYMISGGFLDTDKF; from the coding sequence ATGACGCATCTAACAAAATTGGACTATGATCCTCTTAAAATTTCTGGCAAGAACTATTTGATGCTGAAATTCACCTTATGGCCGGCTAAAAACTTTGGAAATGCCATCAAAGTTGACAATAAGTCATCTGTGCAAGATCCCGCCAAGCCTATGATTTTCTTGCGTTATCATCTTGATAAGATCCTAAAAGATGATTACCTTACGGTGAAAGATCCACTTGAGATTTGGCAAACATTGGCTGATCGATTTGCtcaccagaaaaccattgtTCTATCTAGAGCACAATATGAATGGACGTATTTTTGCGCCTTCAGAACTTTAAATCTGTCACTGATTTTCAATTCCGCTAAACATATGATTACCTCCCAACTAAAGTTATGTGGAGAATCTGTCAGTGAAGATAACAAGCTCAAAGTCTCTGATTTTTTTGTGGACAATGGAAAACATATTGATTACATGATCAGCGGCGGTTTTCTTGACACCGATAaattttaa